ACAAAGAAAACTGCTGCTAACAGCAGGTTGGAGAAATGGCGGTTGACATTTAGAAAAAATGTTTTCTGCTTTTAATTATCTTTGTGCTGTGGGACAGTGAAGTGCTCCGAACACCGCCACTTCTCCAACCTGCAAAACGTTGGCTGCAACCCTTTTCGCTCCGTAGACAGTGGCGTAGCAACTTGACACTTTTGAGCATTTAAAAACAAAAAAGCGGGGGACAGTTTTGCAACGGCTGACAATCTCGCAGTAACTTGACAGCAGACAAAAAAGAAAACAAAAACCCACGCTTCGCATTTTTGAAAATTTATTTGCTCACGCACATTTGGCACATTGCCTTTTGCCCTTTTTTATTTTTTAGCGGAATGGGCAAAAGGCAAAGAGCCAAATCTTCCCGCCCGCAAACAAGCACAAAAAGGAAAAGCGTATTTTAGCGACAATATTTTAACGAAATGACTAATTATCTTCTCACTTTTTGTTTTGTATTAATTACCAACTTCTCTTTCTCACAGCAGAGCAAAATTGATTCATTGCTTTCACTTCTTAAAACCGACAAACCAGATACAAACAAAATAGAACATCTCAACGAACTTGCTTGGGAAATCAGTTACAGCAATCCCGATACAGCAATGATTTTATCCAAGCAAGCCCTTCAACTTGCCATTAACATTTTAAATGAAAGTGAAAAGAAATGGGACAATTCTGAAATAAAGGAAGCAATGCAAACATCTATTGGGCAATGCTATCATCAAATTGCAACCTTTCATACTGACAAAGGAGAGTATTTTCTTGCTTTACAATTTTTTCAAAAGGCACTTGATGTATGGGAACAGTTAGAAAATTCAATAACGCCCCAATCTGGTAAATACAGCAATGAAGAAACAATAAAACGAAAAGAAAAATACAAGAATAAAAAAGCAGCAACCTATGGAAACATTGGAAATGTTTATGCTCAGCAAGGAGATTATCCTAAAACACTTGAATATTATTTCAAGGCATTAAAAATAGGAGAAGAAACAAAGGATGAAAATAGAATTGCAATACAACTCGGCAATATTGGACTTGTCTTCTTTTATCAAAAAGATTATCGAAAAGCCCTTGATTATTATTTCAAAGCGTTAAAAATAAAAGAAGACATCAAAGATAATACTGGAATTACGGCAACTATTATGAATATCGCTGAGGTGTATAAAGTTCAAGGTGATTATTCAAAAGCACTTGATTATAATTTCAAGGCATTAAAAATGAGTGAAGATTTAGGAAATAAAAGTTATGTTGCAACAGTATTCGGAAATCTCGGAACTATCTATGATGAACAAAAAAATTATTCCAAAGCCCTTGACTATTATTTCAAAGCATTGAAAATAGATGAGGATATTGGGAATAAAAACGGAATTGCACGACATAATAATAACATCGGTTATACCTATTATTCCATAAAAAAATATTCAGAGGCAGAAAAATTTTATCTCAAAGCAATAACTATTGCTAATGAAATTGGCTCTTTTCCTCAAATACAAAACCTCAGCGAAAACCTCAGCGACCTTTATACCGATATTGGCAATTACAAAAAAGCATTAGAGCATTATAAAATAGCATCAGCAGCAAAGGATACACTTTTGAATGTAAATCAAAACAAAGAAATCACCAGAAGGGAACTGAATTATGAGTTTGAGAAAAAAGAAGCAGCGGCTAAAGCCGAACAAGAAAAAAAGGACTTAAAGAAAGACCTCATTACTGGCTTTTCGCTTATAGGACTGATACTGATGTTGGCGTTTGTTTGGTTTGCTTTTCGGTCATTGCGTGTTTCTACAAAACAGACATTCTTAATAATCGCTAAATTTTTGAATTCGTTTTTTAGTCGCCCCAAAATCTTTCGTAACAAAGGCAAAACAGACTTTTAAGCGAAAAAACACGACTTTACCCCTTCTTGCCCTTACTTTTGCCAATCTCGTTGACACTATAGCATATCTTGAGGAAACTTTGTCATATCTTTGGGAAACTTTGTCATATCTTGGCGACACTATAGCATATCTTGACCTTACTTTGTCATATCTTGACTCTACTTTTGCCCATCTTGGCTCTACTATTGAACATCTTTGCTCAACTATAGCGCATCTTGACCGAACTTTTGCGGGGACTGACTGCACTATTGACAATCTTTTCCCGACTATTGAACATCTGGACAGCACTTTCGCAGGGACTGACTGGACTATTGACAACCCTTTCCCGACTATTCCGCATCTGGACAGCACTTTCAACAACAACTTTCGGGCGACAGCATCTCTTATTCCGACTATTTCGCAAACTCTGACAACTTTTAACGGCATCTTTCGGCTGACAGCAACTCTTTTCTAAAATATTCTCATCATCGGACAGACAACACCAAACACCACCTTCCCGAATGGCACGCACATTTGCACTTTGCCTCTTTTTATTTTTACGGGAATAGGCAAAGTGCAAAAGAGCGTGCCCATCCTACGCACCGACAGAAATAAATTTTCAAAAATGCCCGACACAAAAACAAAAACAAAAAATAAAAACTGCACAGCAGACAGACACTTCATTACGACAAAAAAAAAGAAGGGCAGCAGCCAACAGCGGGTTTCTGCTATTGCGGGTGACGAGCAAATTTGTAGTTCATTGCTTTTTATTTACTTTTGTGCGGTGGGACAGTTACGAACAATTAAATCCGCAACATCAGAAACCCGCAAAGCGTTAACTACAACCGCACAAATACAAACTACAGTTCTCCGTAGACTTTTCCGCAGTCGGTCAGACAACTTTTCAAACTTACCGCATAACTGCTACTCACTTCGGGGACAGTTCCGCAGTTTACCGACAGCATCTCAAAAACACATACAATAAGGTAGCGCGGGGGACAGTTATTTTCTCGGTTGACTGCTATTCCAACCCAGACCGCTCACAAAAAAACGCATCATCAGACAACTTTGCAAACATTGACCGCTGTTTTTACCCAGACAGCAATTTTCAATACAAAATCCTGCACAGCGGGCTGCTTGCACATGGCGCACAAGCGGTATTCTCCTTTATAGTTTTTGTGTGCGCCAAGAGCAAGCACCCGCCCATCAAAATCCTGCACTAAAAAATTTAGACGAATGCCCAATAATCTTCGACAGAAATCTTACAAAAATGAATATAATCACATTTGAAAGCATACATTTATCAAGTATTTGCTTTTACTTCCTGAGAAGAAAGTTTTTTAAACTATCAACGCCTACTAAAAACTTTTTACCATGAAAAAATTTCTACTCTCCGTAATCACATTAATTATTTTTTTTAATGCAAACGCTCAATCAGGAAATAATTGCAGCAATGCAATTCCGATAACTCCAACTGCAACTTGCACTCCAACTACTATTACAACTACAAACAGCGATATATGGTTTTCATTTGTTGCAACAAGTCAATATACCCAGATAAGAACTACTGCACCAACTTTTGGTATTAATGGACCTCATCTTCATGAATTAATTCTTTATTCCGGCTCTTGCAGTTCGCTTCAAGTTTTAGAAGATGAAATTTTTGCAGAAGCAAGTGGTGCAAATGAAATTATTATTGATGCATCTGGTTTAACAGTTGGTAATACTTATTATGTACAAGCATCGCGCATGACATCGCGCGGGATTTGTGTTCCGACTGTTGTCGCAAATGCGTGCGGGGGAGTATCCAGCATAACATTTTCCTTGTGCGTTCGTTCTTTGAACGTGATTATCCCAAAAGACTTCGGATTAGAATCGGTTTCTATCAGCCATTCTTACTATACAAATAAGGGACAAATTGCAGATGTGAACGGAAATTCGCGCAATGATATTAAATACTATTCAAGCAATTCCTCTCCGATAGTCTATTACACAGACACTGCTGTTTCTTTTGTTTTTGCAAAAGTAGATACTATTAAATCTACGCAGGACAGCACACATAGAGTGGATATGTCATTGGTTGGCGCGAATACAAACCTATCTCCTCCATTTAAAACAGAAAAGATTAATGGTTATGTGAATTATTTTCTTCCGCAAGTTCGTACTGGAGCAGTTAACGTTAAAGGTTACAGCAGAACTATTATTGAAAGTGTATACCCGAATATTGATATGCAATATTACAGTAATGATGTTGGAATAAAATTTTATTTTATTGTAAAGCCTGGAGGAAATCCAGATAACATTATAATGAATTTTGCAGGAGCAAACTCAGTAACAGTTAATGCAAACAAAGGACTTGACATACAAACAACGCTTGGAAAAATTTCTTTTGAAGCAGGTCACGCATATCAAATAAATCCTGCGGGAAATATTGTTCCTATGCCTTGGCAGGCAGAGTTTATACAGCTTTCTCCAACATCTGTTAAACTTGACATTCGCAATTATCCAACTAACTTTCCTTTATTCATTCAAATTGACAGGGGGCATATTGCGCCAACTACTACTACCAGCAGCAATTTTTGGTCAACTTATGTTGGTGGTTCAATGACAGAACCGGTTAAAGGCAGTGTAGAAATGGATGCCTCTGATAATGCTTATTGGTCGGGCGGTACTTCCAGCCCTAATTTTCCTATTCTAGGAGCAATGCAAGGAACTAACTTAGGTTCATTTGATGCTTTTGTCGCCAAGTTTAATACAAATCGTGGTAGAGATTTCGTAACTTATTTCGGAGCAAGTAATGATGATTGGGCAACAACAGTTCAAATTGACGGTTCAGGGAATATTTATTTTGCGGGCAATACTCAAAGTGCGAATTTTCCCGTATCTACTTCACCGCCTTCTTATCAGAGTTTTAACGGAGGTTTTTCAAACCGCGAAGATTGCTTTATTGTAAAATTAACCCCGAATGGACAAACAAAATTATGGGCTTCCTATTTTGGCGGAGCCGACTATGATGCTTTGTATGCAATGAATGTTACATCAGGTGGCGATATTTTCATAGGGGGGCGAACTTTTATGGATACATTATTTTACCCTGGGAAATATTTTCCTTTTCCTGTGAGCCAGCCGCCAGGAGCGTATGTTGATACTACCTATAACGGTGGGCAGGACGATGGTTTTTTCGCAAAGTTTGATGCTTCTTTTAATTTAGTATGGTCAACTTATTTAGGTGGTTCAGCCAGAGAATATGTTACATCAATGGCAACCGATAAAAGCGGTAACCTTTTTGTAGTCTCTCATACAGAAAGTAAAGGTGATACTACTCTTTCATGCAGCCCTGTAGCAGGTGTTATGCCTTTATGTGACCCCGGTAGCGGAGCCTATACCCAGAATAATAACGGTGGCTTTGATAAGCACATTGCAAAATTTAGAAGCACAGGAATATTACTTTGGGCAACCATGTACGGAGGCAGTAATTGGGAAGGTCATTATGTCACGGATGGTGATGTAACAGATATTGACATAGACGCTTCCGGTAATATTTACATTATCGGCTCAACAACAAGCACGGACATGCCACTTTTCAATGCCGTTCAGGGAAGCAATACCGGAGGTTTTAATGCAATGGTTCTGAAATTCACCAATGGCGGGGTGCCCTTGTTTGCAGATTATTATGGAGGCGGCAACGCTATCGCAATGACCGAATATGGCTATGGTATTGCAGCAGATGGTAACGGAAACATTTATATTACAGGGCAAACGTTCAATCCTACTTTTCCGGTTATTAACTCATCTAATTTTTATAATTACGGGAGTTTAAGAGGTCAGTCAGATGCCTTCATTGCAGGTTTGGATAAAACTACTTTCCAAGCATTCTGGTCAACTTATCTCGGTGGAACATGCAGGGAGGCAGGAGATAACATTGCTATATCTGCGTCTGGAAAAAGTTTAATCGTAGTGGGACAAACTGCAAGTGCACTTAACGATTTTCCTCTTTTTGATTTAACAGGCAATTCAGATTATTATGACGGAACTTATAACGGTGATGTAGGCACTGGATATTGCGATCCGTTTGTTACTTCTGATGGAGACGGATTTATCGGCTCTTTCTGTTTATCCTGTCCTTCTACTGTCGGTATTGAAGAAACAAATTCTCAAAACGAAAATCTGAATGTCATTGTCTATCCAAATCCGGGCAGTAATGAAATTACAATTGAAAGCAAAATAGAGTTGGATAAAAATGCCAGCATTATAATTATAAATTCGTTGGGGCAGATTATTTATTCCGGCAAACCAACTTCAAACAGATTTAGAAAAACTAAAATTGATATTACTCACTTTGCTGATGGAATTTATATTGTCCGGCTTTTAAGCGGTAATGCAACCTTGAGCGGTAAATTTATAAAACAATAATGAAAAAAAATAGATATAAAATATTTTTTTCATTCATTTATTTTGGTTGTACTATATCATTTTCTCAAAACTGGTCTGCTTTAGACAGGGGTTTTAATTACCCCCCTCGAATACTGTTTGCAGATACAATCAGCAATA
This region of Bacteroidota bacterium genomic DNA includes:
- a CDS encoding tetratricopeptide repeat protein; this translates as MTNYLLTFCFVLITNFSFSQQSKIDSLLSLLKTDKPDTNKIEHLNELAWEISYSNPDTAMILSKQALQLAINILNESEKKWDNSEIKEAMQTSIGQCYHQIATFHTDKGEYFLALQFFQKALDVWEQLENSITPQSGKYSNEETIKRKEKYKNKKAATYGNIGNVYAQQGDYPKTLEYYFKALKIGEETKDENRIAIQLGNIGLVFFYQKDYRKALDYYFKALKIKEDIKDNTGITATIMNIAEVYKVQGDYSKALDYNFKALKMSEDLGNKSYVATVFGNLGTIYDEQKNYSKALDYYFKALKIDEDIGNKNGIARHNNNIGYTYYSIKKYSEAEKFYLKAITIANEIGSFPQIQNLSENLSDLYTDIGNYKKALEHYKIASAAKDTLLNVNQNKEITRRELNYEFEKKEAAAKAEQEKKDLKKDLITGFSLIGLILMLAFVWFAFRSLRVSTKQTFLIIAKFLNSFFSRPKIFRNKGKTDF
- a CDS encoding SBBP repeat-containing protein yields the protein MKKFLLSVITLIIFFNANAQSGNNCSNAIPITPTATCTPTTITTTNSDIWFSFVATSQYTQIRTTAPTFGINGPHLHELILYSGSCSSLQVLEDEIFAEASGANEIIIDASGLTVGNTYYVQASRMTSRGICVPTVVANACGGVSSITFSLCVRSLNVIIPKDFGLESVSISHSYYTNKGQIADVNGNSRNDIKYYSSNSSPIVYYTDTAVSFVFAKVDTIKSTQDSTHRVDMSLVGANTNLSPPFKTEKINGYVNYFLPQVRTGAVNVKGYSRTIIESVYPNIDMQYYSNDVGIKFYFIVKPGGNPDNIIMNFAGANSVTVNANKGLDIQTTLGKISFEAGHAYQINPAGNIVPMPWQAEFIQLSPTSVKLDIRNYPTNFPLFIQIDRGHIAPTTTTSSNFWSTYVGGSMTEPVKGSVEMDASDNAYWSGGTSSPNFPILGAMQGTNLGSFDAFVAKFNTNRGRDFVTYFGASNDDWATTVQIDGSGNIYFAGNTQSANFPVSTSPPSYQSFNGGFSNREDCFIVKLTPNGQTKLWASYFGGADYDALYAMNVTSGGDIFIGGRTFMDTLFYPGKYFPFPVSQPPGAYVDTTYNGGQDDGFFAKFDASFNLVWSTYLGGSAREYVTSMATDKSGNLFVVSHTESKGDTTLSCSPVAGVMPLCDPGSGAYTQNNNGGFDKHIAKFRSTGILLWATMYGGSNWEGHYVTDGDVTDIDIDASGNIYIIGSTTSTDMPLFNAVQGSNTGGFNAMVLKFTNGGVPLFADYYGGGNAIAMTEYGYGIAADGNGNIYITGQTFNPTFPVINSSNFYNYGSLRGQSDAFIAGLDKTTFQAFWSTYLGGTCREAGDNIAISASGKSLIVVGQTASALNDFPLFDLTGNSDYYDGTYNGDVGTGYCDPFVTSDGDGFIGSFCLSCPSTVGIEETNSQNENLNVIVYPNPGSNEITIESKIELDKNASIIIINSLGQIIYSGKPTSNRFRKTKIDITHFADGIYIVRLLSGNATLSGKFIKQ